The region GTATCAATGGTATCACGCGCTAATTAGCCAATACGTTGCGACATTCCCACTTGATTATCTAACtacggtgaaattgaagtcgTATTTAACATTCATTAAAATTCAATTGGTTTTTATAGCTTCATCGAAGATCGATTGTTGACATTATGTATTCCTGTTTCAttcacataattttatttaagactTCTTTGGAAATCAACAGTTATACATCGGAAATAAATGACCTACCTCAATGTTTTCATACTCTTTAATCCTATATCTCCGGCTCCTGTGTTTGTTGACACTATAAAAAGCAGAAGctattgatttaaaattgacATTGTAGTGTCAAGTTCCTTTGTGCATCTTGGTTTTCCTTGCGATGTACGGTCAAACCCTATTCCATGCGGtgtgaaaataaagttaaagaCCCAATTTACCTATTTTTTCAGGTCTAAACGTGCGCGAGAAGGCCAAGCAGCTAGTAAATCTGCTGAAAGACGACGAGCGACTCAAGAACGAGCGAGCACGGGCGTTGAAGGCCAAGCAGCGGTTCGCACAGAGCGCCAGCGCCTTCGGTAGTGATGGCGCACTGGACACGGCCAGCAGCCCCACCTTCCCCGCGGTGAGTGGACGTAGGCCGGAGGTAGGCCACTGTAGGCCGGAGATAGGCCACTGTAGGCCAAGCAGCGATTCGCACAAAGCGGACAAGGGATTTACCATAATTTGACTTTGCTTACATCAAGTTCTCAACTGCaaagtatagtgccacaaacttatctgttccggtgacagcgaactaaattgatccatatctcattacttactaatgaattgtatattttaaaacattagatgggtttattaacaccgcaagagcgaaataacaatacgagcaaacttaaaatcttatagaattaagaaatattagagatttatttgagctgtcaccggaacagataagtttgtggcactatattttgtataaaagaTTTGTTTCTAGTTTTTATCGCCACTTTCCTGTTAATATATTTCTGTACGTCGTTGAAGATAAATGTTTATCAATTACCAGATTTATCAGATAAACGTGTGCAGCAATGTTTTCAGCTGCAGcccattattttatacaaatctTTATCAATGTATGTTGAAGCCAATCTGAATTTGAAGTGTATGGATAGAATAACTCTGTCTGTATACCATCCAATCATCAGAAGCCAATGATCATTTTGATCATCCACTGTTGGAAATAGGCCTCGCCGATACAAAGAACGATAGATATTCTATCCCTCACAGCTCTCTCCATCTAACGGCTTCACTCCGCAACACTCCATCATCATAAACATTgattcataaaatacttttttttacttacttttatttttgtgtgtttCCAGCTGAGCAGCGGCTCGGGCAGCGGCGGTGAgtgggcgggcgcgcgcgagACGGAGCTGGCGCGGCCGCTGACGGCGGGCGAGGAGGAGCTGCAGCTGCAGCTGGCGCTGGCCATGAGCCGCGAGGAGGCGGAGCGCGACGAGCGCCGGCGCCGCTCCGACGACGTGCGCCTGCAGCTCGCCATCAGCCAGTCGCAGCACGACCTGCAGTGAGTAGCGCCGCACTGCTGTAGTGACGTCACACGAGCCGCGAGTTGTAGGTGACGTCACGTGGCGGTGCATGGAAAGAGAGACtgcgagtgacgtatcaactgttgGTGCAGTCAGGGCAGATTggcgctaatctgactggctaatcctttcatgGCTTTAGTGTTCACcagacacgctaagaagagcAAGTATAAATTTTACTTGTCTAGGAACCTACTTGCCTTAGGTATCTATATACACAGCGATTCTTCGATCCGAATCTCCCCCAACCTTACCCTAGACCTGTCCTCACCTTTTATTCCCGATGCCAGACTCAGAGAATGGGCGCGCCTTCAGAAGCTCCGTAAAACCCAACCCACCATCCCAGAGGAAGTGAATCCATTCCATCACCAATCTTACTGCGACGACTGGATCCCACCAGAAAGCGCCTTCAGTGATTATCCTGTCGGAGTCACCATTGAAGGTTTCACTGATATAGACCAGTACTTTGGAAGTGGCAACCCTGATGATGAAGCTATTGTCAACAACTGGTTACCAGATTGGACGGACAAGCATGTAATTCAGTTAGTGATGTACTTACATGAGTTGGTAGACTTTTGTCGAGTAGCTTTtgaatatatatgtatattgtatgttGTTTTTGGATTTATTATCTCATAAAAGTAGCACAATTCACTATTGTTCCTGATTATTATTCCTGAGATGCTCTGAATTCCAGTACAACATAATCTAGATATgtcctacaaaattcattcaTCTCTCAACACCAGCCCATATCTCCCACAGAGAACCAGAAAAGCCGAAGAAGTCTGAGCCGCAGTCGCACCTCCTAGACTTGCTGGATGTGAACCTGGGCCCGCCCgcacccgccgccgcctccgcgcTCGACCCCTGGGGCCTGCCCAGCAGCCGCCCGCCGCCCATACAGGTGCGTATTGTTACTGGATGCAGGACTGTACCGTACCACCATACTAGCAATCAATGATCCTCAAACAACCTCCTAATGTGTCAAAACTGACATAGTTTGTTTCAGATGTTTGACAAATATTGATTGCCTAATGTGTCGGTCGTGGTAAGACCGGCTGGCAACTCTCTttatcatcgtcatcatcacacAACAATATTTCTCCTTGAGCTTTTTATGACcataaacaatttaattaaaacaaattagcAATCTCTTGGATATCATATAGTCTTCCAAAAAAGTAGCTAATAATACTAacgaattataataaaaaatgtgtatatatattatgtggcctttttataaaatatattttacaatgatGTAATTGTATTTTGAGGACTTGCAACTGGATTTCGGCATATTCTCGGAGCCGATGGTAAGACGTGTGTCGTAGGCTGTGACGTAGGATGCTAGATCTATACTGTCTTGTATTTACTTCCCTCTAACACAATCACTCTGAATAAACACCTACTTGCTACTCAGTCAATCAAATGTGAGGTTTGGCAATCGCATATcatcgaaaaataaataaataaatatgtggggacatctcacacacggtcatcccaccccaagctaggcagaacctgtgttatgggtgtcggacaactgataattgaaacgcagctatttttattttagttgcattacagtttcgttcctcgttcattcaatttaatcatggtataacttggtagaatgcaaatgtacttatcctagatatttactcgcgtataattttaatcccggtatagttattctcgtgtaacgtgatgtttggacgaattcactctaagggcggattcggccaacgtcgagtaactttttactcacgagtaaagtaccagttactcgcgagtaagcagattttgcattctaccaaacctgaaaccaagataactagcttatcccaagaataaaatgttataccgccaaaattgaccgtgtaacgagcttatccgagagtaattttgtaatggcggcagcacatcagctgattagaaaaccgtcattatgacatataaacacatctgtcaaaacataaacaaaagcacgttaaaaggcaaagtctcagaataacaacagcgaataaaatattaaaacataaacaatttcatacttttataatccattcaaactaagttggcatgtcatttctattgcatgctttgaaatgcagctatttttattttagttgcattacagtttcgttcctcgttcattcaatttaatcatggtataacttggtagaatgcaaatgtacttatcctagatatttactcgcgtataattttaattccggtatagttattctcgtgtaacgtgatgtttggacgaattcacccttagCGTTTTAATAATATCATGTCATGACCTTGTCAATACtttattaataactttacTACGCTAGACATCACTGATAGTCTGCACATTTATCTTGATATAAATCCTTACAGTAAATGCCGCCCAAAATATCTGCCATTCACCGAGGCATTAATTACCCTGGACCGATAACTTCCTCAATCTAAAACAACGATCCACCTTTCATTGTTTGTAAACTGGTAATAGAAGAACCTTTTATATACTGATATCCTATGTGTAACATTACAGGAGACAGCGGCGGACACGTGGTCGGGCGTGGGCAGCCCCGCGCACGACCCCTgggcgcccgccgcgccgccgcccgaccCCTGGGCGCCGCTCGCACATGTAAGTACACACAGAGAACAACTACAAGTAATAAGAGAGTTTAGACAGGTTATCATAAAGTCAGGTAGCTAATTCTTATGTAACTACTTTAGAGCCAATATCATACAGGGTATTTTAAACGCGAAGAAGACGAGCGTTTTACGTATGCGCCACGTCGAAGGCAGAGACGCTAATTGCTGCGTTTGCATTGATGTTACTAATCCACGCATGTAACACGCATGTGTTTGAAGCAAAACAAACGAGCGTACATAAGAACAGAATAGGAGCAGAGGGAATGGTCTGTATAGATGTGTCTATACGCGCAGTAGATCGCCACGTGTGCTTAGGTGCTACGCTCGTCGTCTGCGTGTTTAAATTCCGCCGTATGCTAAATCAGTGACGATGACGGTATTATAATGCAATAATAATACCGATCATCTTGCAATGACACACGACTCAAAAAGGTATCACATAACTTgttctttatttaatatatccCTTCTACTCCAGATGAACAGCAAGTCCCCGCTGAGCGCGATGTCGTCCCCATCCTCGGAGCTGGAGCAGTTCGACGCGCTGTCGCAGCGGCCGCGCAGCAACGGCACCACCGCGCCCGAGCCCGACCCCTTCGACCTCACCCCCCTCGCACTAGGTAAGCAACAAGGatagtaaaattaaagtaaaagtgaaatagtatttatttctataaaacATGTTTACAGTGGTTTCATCTGCAAATTCCGCACTAGGCGTATCTATATCGTTGTATATGACTGTATAGTTGGTAGATTGTATAAGAAAAATATGGCTCTAATAGTAGAGGACAGTTATTACGTTATAAAACGCTTTTTTATATGTGAGTGGTATAGTTGTAAATGCTTTCAATAGATGTCACAATTTTTCATCCCTGTAATTATTTCAGTATTTAGATTTCTTCATCAATGAACATAGCTTCCACCAGTGATCCAGGCCACTTAGCCCTTTTATCGTCCTTCGAACCGGATATAAGCTCATTTCTATCCCGATATTCCTCAAAAATCCCGCGAAAAGCAAGTAaacaaaggttgtctggaagagatcgctataagcgataagactgccttttgtaccctagttaagtgtctatgtaaaattgttaatcatttcttggtgcacaaataaagagtactctatctatctatctatctaaacaCTACCTAAAGATATATTTATCTCTCCAGGAGACGCCCTAAACAACAAGCCATCATCATCGACGCCGGCGCCCGCCACCGGCGCGGTCAAGAAGTCCCCATCGCACTTCCTCGGAGAGAACTCGTCACTGGTCAATCTGGACAACCTGATGAAGCCGGCGGCGGCCGACGCCTTCGCGCCCAACCCCTTCGCCGTGGAGCCGCCGCAGCAGATGTTCGCCGCGCCGCCGGTTAGTTGGATATTCCTCTTTTTATTTGCCACGTGGAGTATAcgcgtgaaatacctatggtTAGTTGGATATTCctcttttatctggctatcgTGGCGATCTGATTTGCCACGTGGAGCAtttatgcgtgaaatacctatgaaagaatgtttttattcatcgtataaatataacattttctgaacgtattttttacaaacttcTATCTATGGTGTAACTAGCTGTTAAAGCCAGTAGTATTCCTCTTTTATTTCTTCTTTGGTGCACGAAAATTTCTATGCCTTTAATAGGGCCTGTGTACCCTAGTCAGTCAGCTACTGAGAGTCACTGGCAAGATTATTATACCCTTGCAACAcaaattagaatatttttcttgACACGCAAAGCCTGAAACCTATCCAAAAGCTAACTTATTTCTCTGCATCCTTCCAGCAGCCAGCAGCGCGGCTCACAATGAACGAGATCAAGCAGCAGCAGCTGGGCGTGTTCCCCGGCGACGCCGCGTGGGCCGCGCCCCGCGAGCCCGCCTGgagccccgcgccgccgcgccacaCGCCCAACCCCTTCCTGTCCTAGCGCGATACCGgtaatttagttaattatttatttaccggTTATTATACgtggaggaggcctataccctgcagtgggttgacataggctgTTGATGTGTAGAAATGTCACGCATAGACTCAGAGTCTATTCTCCTCCAAAAGACAGTCACTCACAAATCGCAAACTGAACTTTCCTATTTTGACCTAAAACATACGCGACCTTTTCGAGGGTGCGTTAAAAAAAGTGTGGTAAAAGTCCCTTGTGATTCTTATCTAATCGCAAGGCTCAGCCCCTAAACACCACCACAGGACTTAGGCTAGCTTGCACCaaatattaaatcaaattCAATCTTTGATGGTATATTACTGTTAAAGCAAGACTGTGATACATTCGAATTGATTTAATATTTGGTGCAAGCTAGCCCTATACCATTTTCCAGAACCAATGATATGGGGGACGTTTTCATGACGTTTTGAGTTTGGCAGTTTTAGAGATGTTCGAGAGTAAAATTCTATCGACTTGTACCTATCGATATTTGTACGGGTCAATTTGTATGTGTCAGATTAAACACCGACATTGATGATCAGTTCATCTTGCAAACAATCTATCAAATTAAACTTTTCTCAAATTATACGAAGGATATCGATGAACTACATGAAGgtagattattaataaaatatattaaaattgtcATTATTCTGAGAGGCAGCATGAGAGAGATATGCACTCTGCCTCTGATTAAAAACATCATAGTTTGTTTTAAAGCTGTTGAtgagaaagtaagtaagaaatactatacagggtgttgcaaaattggtatactaagccgaaacctatggaaaatgaaatttttttttcgcgaattttcaaattctgatttcagtttcgggcttagatataacatgctgcacatgtaggtttcggcatagtataccctttttgcaacaccctgtatacctacttactataatacaatgtaaaaaattccaatattttatcgatttcAGAACGTCGACTTTGATGTGTCCCGTCTCTAGTACGTTCCATTTTACCAAAGTGTGTACtcaagaaatatatattatctgtggtcgttctcaataaaatgacagattttgcaatagtattcatgcgttaaatggaaaattttaaagtgtcaccCATGTCTTTGCCCCTGGAAAATGGTATAATAAGTTAGTTTAACTGTTAGGTTAACACCACACTATTTGAAATCCGCAGGCTAATCAGGCCAGCCCTGCGCCCCTTCACCCGAGCATCACGGCCCGCACGCCACAGCCACCGCAATATCGACCCTCCTGCACCGGCACACGGACCACAATCCAACACCGCACCGGGGAACAAAGTGTGTCCATACAAAGGTTACGTTGTAGAGAACCTTATTGTGAAATTActcgctagatggcgctatacATGTATGTGGCCGAACAGTTTTCTAAATGGAGAAAAGATAAGAGTAATACTAAAATACCTATGGTAATTAGCAGTCTATTACATGTAATTTAGGTTGTAAAAGAATAACGCTTTATATTTGTCAGTAAGATTGGTGTAAGGTTCTCTATCGTATCGTGTGTCGGTGGAGTGTATGGCTGTGTCCGTAGCTCCGTCACAGTTCGTCACATGTTGCTTCTTGCACGCCGCCCGTCCATGTGGGCATGTGATCTATAGCTAAGTGTCGGACGCCGAATCTATTCAGATTTCTCACTAATCCAGAACAATTAATGTAAGTGATTCctgatttatttcattactaaCTTCTCTTTCACGGACACTGGTaacgtaatattaaaattaaaaatacaattttgtaTCTTAACGTGAGGGAAAtgcttaaatttattatttataatgaaaagTAACAATAAATGGACTCTAAAATTTACTATTGTGTATTACGTGGTGGTAGGTTGACAAAACAcgataattattgataaaaaaataggcagttagtttaataaaattattgagaTAAAGTAAAAAGGCGCGAATTTTTACATAGACTGGGTAAGAAGCTGTGAGATAGGAAAATTTAGTCAATTTATGTGCGCTCAACATGTGACATTTGAAGCTTTGTAAACGTAACCACATCACAATAAGGAGAATCCTTCGACTAGACTAAGTATCGATTTTCACGTATTGAGCGCGCACAAAATTCTAGAGTAAAGTATTCGATGTATCACAATAAATAGTTCCGAACCGTTCCCGGGCCACCGACGTCTACCTTTTACTAATTAATCTTTGACCCTACTAGTGATAAATCTTCATAAAATATCAGATAAAAGTGTACAAATTTTACAGCAATATTATGATAGTTAACTCTTTCCTATTAGTATAGTGAAGTGGCCCGGGATGTGTTAATTTACTAAACTTTGGGTAAAACGTGACGTTTGAAAAGGTATTTCAACATCACTGATGATAGACCACCATAAAAAGGATGCCTTGTAAGACCACTAATAAGGTACAAGGGCCCAGATCTTAAACGCTGTAGAGCATAATTTTGGAGCCCACTAATTGGTTTGCAATATTGCGTAGCCGCTCACACACTGGGTTCCTCCCGACTGTACAATTTACAAGCAAAAACAGTCCTTGATTATTGAAAACTAAGGTGCAGTCTACAAAGTATCGTGCAACCACTGATTTTCGTCCAATAGGTCCTCAATATTATAAGGGTAAACTTGGATGGAGACTGCAAAATAAATACTCAACAATTTTTATTCTGTGTAACTACATGTTTACGTTGTTATGCTCGAGGTGCTCACGTCCACTGCCGTCTGCTTATGCTGTGTCCAGCTTGAGCATAACAACGCAACGTTTGTCCAACGTTGCTTACGAAAGTCCATAGTTAATGACCCCTCAAGGAGCAAGGCTATCATCGCAACGTTGGATTAAAATTCGCAGTCTTCGCCATCCACGTCCAACGTTTTATGAAGCGGTCTCAAGTTGTTGTAATCGTGCCTTAGAACACcagttttgtatttttgtcatTTTGCGTCACCGCCCGTGCATTTTAgggttaaatttaatattgattGTCACAAGCCGCCTTGCGCTTCGACCCTGAGTTCTGAGGATATAGTTGTAGACGTCAGATCATAAAGCATCTATCGGACAGACGAATTGAATGGTGGATATTGATATTAATTCGTTAGCTATTTTCACTAATGACGTCCATTAGGATTGATCCACTGAGGACacgtgtctgtctgtctgtctgtccgtGTACAAGTATTCGCCACCAGCCACGGCCCCACGCTTTccgtgtgtatgtttgttgcGTACAAAATATTCCATTtttatatgtgtgtgtattgtatacttacttattattgattatttttacAACCCTCATTATTAGTATTGAATCGCGGTAaggtaaattatattatgtatgattgATTAGTTTGTGGACTGTGAGTGTTGCCAGTTACTTAGATATACGAGTTTAGTAACAGCACTGTGCAACTGGCAACATTGGAGTTCATATTtttgctttattattattattaacttagCCGGTTCAAATGGTTATTGATTTGTTTATCAGTtatgtagataaattattttaatatattatttttgaccAATAAAATGCATCGATGCTAATCTAATGTGTCACTAGCTAGGGAGATACTGTAAAGATTAATGtaactatttaattaaaaagtatataaatttttcAATAACACAGCGTTTCATTTTGAAGCAACCCTTATTCTTTaactttgaaataaaacaaccagcattttacaatatatgattataatttattcataaatagttTACAAAGACATTATcgtacaaataataatttcagtaTCGGCATGTTTGCGTAGAAAATTCcttaataaacaatattttgttcattcgttcagtatatttttaaaaaacttcgCTTCCTTTGTAAGTACATAACCCAGAGTATCCGCAAGACAAGTTTCCATTActtatatacaaaatattaaatgcaCCAGTACAAAAAATTGTCTTcgtataaaaatgtaaaaaagaTTTTGTCAAATTGTTTTTACACTAGAAGCATGGAATGGACGATTATACAACATGGGCCTCGGAAGCAGCTCGTACACGCTTATTCTAACTTGAATGTAACTTATAGTAACCTAACTAGCTTACACGTTCATTAAAATTAGTTCAAGCCAGACTTAGtgcaatttttacttaaatattaagcAATGTATTGGGATATTTGGGACAACATTGCTTTAAAAccgattaaaaaaatataagctgCACTTGTCTGGTATTGCGTCAATCCCTTTCTTAACATAAACTGATCGTCATTTGTTGTTCCGCAGTCACTACCACTAGACGGTGATGTCAACATGGTGCAGAGAAACATAGCATGAACCCATCGACTAGATACTACAATATCCAATAATCCATAAAtaccaattaaataaattcctGATCATAatttgtgtcaaataaatagcGTTGCGATTGaagatacaaaataaaagcGACGGCAGATcttctaagtaaataaactatgattatgaaataatatgtatagtgAAGCGATATTTCCTTATTGATCACATTCGCACTACACCGCGCGATAAATACCTTAACCATACTAAATGCAAGTCGGGACCACACGCGCGCCATTTTGAAACACATTTTTATTGCTGAAATGTTTGAGGACAATGCTTTACCTACATTGACTGACATTCCCATTTTCaactacattttattcatcaaAGCCATTCCAGCGGATTCTCCCAGAATCAGCCGTTTGGGTCGTTCGGAGGCCGCCATCTTGGGCGccttaaaaatcaaaatggcgccGCCTGTCTTCCCCAAACCTAACCTCCACGTGTGAAagtttaattacaaaaatacgGAAAACGATCTATTGGAAGATAATGTGAGCAGTGGCCCGATTTATGGAACAAAACGTCAGCGTCATCGCAGCGACCGTCCAGAAACTTTAGGCATCCTATAAAGATGAGTAGGTATAGTTACCTAGTCTATTTTACCTAGGATACGGTTCCATAAACGTAAGCGTAACACGCCGCTGACGCCATCGTTTTACCCCGTGACCCGTGCCCCCCTTTGTCCCCCCCTAATACTCCCACTGCGTGGCAGCAGCGAGGTCGGTGCCGGCGAGGCGGAAGTTGCCGTTCTTGACGGCGGCCAGGTACTCCCTCGAGTCGGCGGCGCGGATGGCGAGGCGCGTGGGCTCGCGCAGCTCCAGCGTGAAGCTCTGGGGCGAGTCCGCGTCGCAGGAGACCGCTTCGCTGTCCGCGTGCCAGTACTTGCCGTTGGAGCCTGCGGAAATGGGAGGTTAGTAAGAGAAATTTTACGCAAAATGATGCTTACGTATTTGCGATTCGAGCGATGCACAGTTGTAGCGCCACCTATCTGTCAAATCCGGCATAAGTAACTTGGATTTGCAAGAACAGCAGATCTACTGAGGAACTGTGAATCGCTTGAATATATTATAGTGGTACGGACATAGAACGAGGAGAAATGACGAAAGTAACTTAACATCTCTTTTACGTGTTTGTAGTTTTAGCGATCAGTAAGATCAGTAGTTAATTTTGAGTTGAAACCGGTTCCAAACTAGTTGCGACGTGTGTTGTCTCTCAAAGGTATCTATGGCATAAACTCAAATGAAACTCAAAATTAACTAGCAGTTGCAGTTGCGTTTCACCATGTGTGCTGGGCCTAAGTCTCAAGTCCTCTTTCCCCTCATCCTAAGCACTAATCTCCAGTCAATAAACATGACGTTACCCTTGAAGTAGACGTGTCCCTTGGGCCCGCGCACGACCTGGATGGTCTCGTAGTTGGCCTTGTTGCACTCCATGCGCACGCCGCGCGGGCCCACGAAGCCCTGCTCGCACTTCAGCACCAGGATCGGCCTGCGAATACacgggaaaaaaatattaatatgcGGCACTGTGGGTTTATGCTGAGTCAGAGTCCTTTTTACTGCCATTGAACACAGAAGATGCagtgtaagtattatttattattacagcCAGCGTTATTGTTGTCGACCAATCAACAACAATCATCATCATGGGGCGCCACAGCACTCTGTCTTTGGCTATCCTGATCCAGCCACTAACAACTGTCTAAGATCGTCTGACCTCGACTAGATAATAACTGTTATACCCGACCATCCGGTAAAATAGGGGGCATACGGCGATATACGATTAACTTTTGCGTGGAAGTTGACAATAAACTGGACTCTTTTAAGTTGATTCCgacattaattaaatcaagAAGTTCTGACACTGACCTGTTAATAAGATAGAAGAAGTATTTGCAGTTGTCGTCAACTCCATCAGCGGTGGCGTACAGGTGTCCGGAGCGCTTGGTCATCAGGTACTTGCCGTTGTTGGCGCGGAACGCCACGGACCCGTCGCCCTGCCACTCCAGCTCGAATAGCGCGTTCGAGGATCTGTGAGGGAAGGTGGTGTTTAGAGATAGTTACAGCTTGTTTTCATTTATGTTGGGTTGTAATTATGAGCCCGCAATCGTCCACTGCGGGACATAGCGGGGCTCTCTTATTTCAAGTTATTTCTtacaaggagcgccacaacaacACTATcccctcggccttcctcaccGTGCAGCAAAGTTTGCAGGCTATTTTGtaaacttaacaaaaatataataactatgGGAGCTTCATGAGCTTAGACGTGGCCTTTCAGCCGCACCTTAAACCAATTAGGTATACTAGAGAACTAGAAAGGCACAATAGAAGCAGAACAAACCTACCATAATATTTCATGAGGAAACTTTCGTGGCCACTACGCATTGCCAAAACTGTACATTAACTCCAAACAGTGAAATTGTTCATTATCGGTGCTTAGCTATGCACATCTCGCTTCcaaaagttaataaaagagACCACCACCAAAGAACTTTCAAAAACAATTCAAACTCCAAAAAGTACTAACTTCTTATCCCCGGCGGCCTGGATGCCGCCGCCGGTCTCGAGCGTCCAGTAGCGGTCTTGCATGGTCCGGATGTACCAGCGCCGCGTGGCCCAGTCGAACTCCAGCTGGAACGTCTCGTGGTCCGAGATCTCGTCCTGGTTCGCTGTTACGTCCACGCCTGGAACCAAGCAAGTGGAGGTCAGTATGTGGGTAGATGGAAAGTTATGGAAGTGCAGGTTTGCAGGAATGATTAAGAGATGTCTTGTATGACACAGATTAGAATTAGAAAGAAACTAATTTACACGCATGAACACTCAACACACCGATCTCATAACATTTCGATCGTGTGGTAAAAAGAGTAAGTACTAGGATCAATCCTGCTTAAGAAGAATTAACGTAGGTATTCATGCGATAGCGGTAAAGCTATAAAGTCTGCCATCAAATGAGATGTTAACGGCCACACTTAAAAAGTCAATATGAATGGAGTTGTTAGCCAAACCACTTCAGTGTGTTAGCTGACCACTTCACTACCTTTTCATACTCATCTGTCCAAAATTCTTCTcaaatttttcattatttttcttGAGCAATCAAGTGTGACCACGGCACTTGagacaactttttaccgtaaaCATTCAAATAGTCATATTCCGTTCTGAATGTGAACAAGTGGTTCCCATTACACCTATTTTCTATTCCATTC is a window of Plutella xylostella chromosome 17, ilPluXylo3.1, whole genome shotgun sequence DNA encoding:
- the LOC105383185 gene encoding epsin-1 isoform X4, with amino-acid sequence MPRNRDDMQVNVAGIRRNIKNLAHNYSDAQVKVREATSNDPWGPSSTLMAEIADLTYNVMAFTEIMQMIWKRLNDHGKNWRHVYKALVLMEYLIKTGSEKVAMQCKENIYAIHTLKDFQYMEEGKDQGLNVREKAKQLVNLLKDDERLKNERARALKAKQRFAQSASAFGSDGALDTASSPTFPALSSGSGSGGEWAGARETELARPLTAGEEELQLQLALAMSREEAERDERRRRSDDVRLQLAISQSQHDLQEPEKPKKSEPQSHLLDLLDVNLGPPAPAAASALDPWGLPSSRPPPIQETAADTWSGVGSPAHDPWAPAAPPPDPWAPLAHMNSKSPLSAMSSPSSELEQFDALSQRPRSNGTTAPEPDPFDLTPLALGDALNNKPSSSTPAPATGAVKKSPSHFLGENSSLVNLDNLMKPAAADAFAPNPFAVEPPQQMFAAPPQPAARLTMNEIKQQQLGVFPGDAAWAAPREPAWSPAPPRHTPNPFLS
- the LOC105383185 gene encoding epsin-1 isoform X1; this translates as MDSCAFSMPRNRDDMQVNVAGIRRNIKNLAHNYSDAQVKVREATSNDPWGPSSTLMAEIADLTYNVMAFTEIMQMIWKRLNDHGKNWRHVYKALVLMEYLIKTGSEKVAMQCKENIYAIHTLKDFQYMEEGKDQGLNVREKAKQLVNLLKDDERLKNERARALKAKQRFAQSASAFGSDGALDTASSPTFPALSSGSGSGGEWAGARETELARPLTAGEEELQLQLALAMSREEAERDERRRRSDDVRLQLAISQSQHDLQEPEKPKKSEPQSHLLDLLDVNLGPPAPAAASALDPWGLPSSRPPPIQETAADTWSGVGSPAHDPWAPAAPPPDPWAPLAHMNSKSPLSAMSSPSSELEQFDALSQRPRSNGTTAPEPDPFDLTPLALGDALNNKPSSSTPAPATGAVKKSPSHFLGENSSLVNLDNLMKPAAADAFAPNPFAVEPPQQMFAAPPQPAARLTMNEIKQQQLGVFPGDAAWAAPREPAWSPAPPRHTPNPFLS
- the LOC105383185 gene encoding epsin-1 isoform X2, producing the protein MDSCAFSMPRNRDDMQVNVAGIRRNIKNLAHNYSDAQVKVREATSNDPWGPSSTLMAEIADLTYNVMAFTEIMQMIWKRLNDHGKNWRHVYKALVLMEYLIKTGSEKVAMQCKENIYAIHTLKDFQYMEEGKDQGLNVREKAKQLVNLLKDDERLKNERARALKAKQRFAQSASAFGSDGALDTASSPTFPALSSGSGSGGEWAGARETELARPLTAGEEELQLQLALAMSREEAERDERRRRSDDVRLQLAISQSQHDLQEPEKPKKSEPQSHLLDLLDVNLGPPAPAAASALDPWGLPSSRPPPIQETAADTWSGVGSPAHDPWAPAAPPPDPWAPLAHMNSKSPLSAMSSPSSELEQFDALSQRPRSNGTTAPEPDPFDLTPLALGDALNNKPSSSTPAPATGAVKKSPSHFLGENSSLVNLDNLMKPAAADAFAPNPFAVEPPQQMFAAPPPAARLTMNEIKQQQLGVFPGDAAWAAPREPAWSPAPPRHTPNPFLS
- the LOC105383185 gene encoding epsin-1 isoform X3, which encodes MSKMPRNRDDMQVNVAGIRRNIKNLAHNYSDAQVKVREATSNDPWGPSSTLMAEIADLTYNVMAFTEIMQMIWKRLNDHGKNWRHVYKALVLMEYLIKTGSEKVAMQCKENIYAIHTLKDFQYMEEGKDQGLNVREKAKQLVNLLKDDERLKNERARALKAKQRFAQSASAFGSDGALDTASSPTFPALSSGSGSGGEWAGARETELARPLTAGEEELQLQLALAMSREEAERDERRRRSDDVRLQLAISQSQHDLQEPEKPKKSEPQSHLLDLLDVNLGPPAPAAASALDPWGLPSSRPPPIQETAADTWSGVGSPAHDPWAPAAPPPDPWAPLAHMNSKSPLSAMSSPSSELEQFDALSQRPRSNGTTAPEPDPFDLTPLALGDALNNKPSSSTPAPATGAVKKSPSHFLGENSSLVNLDNLMKPAAADAFAPNPFAVEPPQQMFAAPPQPAARLTMNEIKQQQLGVFPGDAAWAAPREPAWSPAPPRHTPNPFLS